The genomic window TGCTAGAGCTGCTGCACAAAGAGTTCAATTAGCACTTAAAGAGCAGGAAAATATTTCTCTAAGAACTGAGAAGCAGGTTAGTGATATCTAATAACAGAAGTATTGTCTTCACTTCATTTCTACTTTTGGAATACATGGATTAAACCACCTCCCCTTATTTAGTTATTTGTGCCCATGCCTAATTCGTCCTCCGCTAGTCCAACCTTTTTCTTAGTAGACATTTCTGCTTAACTATCTGTAGATATGTATCCTGTTCTGGCAACTTAAATTTGCTACTAAGTATTGACATAACTCAGATGTTAACATTCAGTATTGATCACTTAattattcttttccttttgtgtTTACCATAAATCATATACCCAGGCATATTTCATCATCGTGacactttaatttttttttctgtttatcTTAGCAGAAGTTTTTTAGACTTAAACTCCGATCTCAGTCAACACTCATACATGTTAAGGGTGATTTAATTTCTAATTTGTAGTCCATTCAGTCTCCAGCTGTTTATGGGGGGAAAATGTTTCCAGCTGAACTATGCATATATGATAACCATTTCCTGTTCACAATCTTTCTAGGATGTGGATGAACTTAAGGATAAAGTTCAAGAAGCACGAAGAGTGAGAATGCTGCATTGCCCAAGCAAGGTAGAATTAATATGCTTACTGTATCCTGCTACAATTGAAATTGCACCTTCTATTTTCCATACTTGGCATGTCTACTTGATCATATATGGGTTTTATAGTATATGAAATATATTTAAAGTGTTTGAATACCTGTCTAGGCAATGGATATTGAAAACGAGATCCAGGTACTACGTGATCAACTTGCCGAGAATTCCTCAACTTCTGTCCACCTTTTGAAAGAGGTATGCGCTTCAAATTCATTTAATTCAAATTGCTTGTGCTATTCTGTGTTGCTTGTCAAACTTGTTAAGTTCCGCAATTGTCATTTTACTTTTCAAATTTTACATAGTGGTGTTAACTGATTTCCAGTTATGCTTTTATTGTTATATTATCAGTTGGAGCTGCATCGGAGATTTGGGGAAAATGATATGCCCTCATATGAGTTGGAGGGTCTTGAAAGCTTAGGCTCAATGTTGCGCATAGTTGTTCGAAACAATGCATCTGTGTGTTTTTCAAATAGTTCAATCCAGTGGTTTCGCATACAACCTAAAGGAAGCAAGAAAGAAATCATTTCAGGTTGAACTATTTTCTTCCTACGAAATAATCTTTTTTCtagttataatatatttttgatgCTTGTTGCTACTAATCCTTTTAGGTGCCACAAAGCCAGTATATGCTCCAGAACCGCATGATGTTGGGCGGTATATCCAAGCTGAGATCAAATTCTGTGGTAAAGTCTCAATCGCAAAGACTGCTGGACCTGTAGATCCTGGTTTGTTCTTCTGATTGATTATCTAACATTCATCTGCTTTCAACATTTTTGATTTTATGACATGGCTAACATTACTTTAGTGGAGCAGCTGCAGGATTGGTAGATTATGTAGAGGCTCTTGTAAGGAATCCTGAAACTGAGTGCAATGTATGATTAAGCTTTCTTtatccattcattttttttatcgcTACTCAAGCTCGGTTCAAAGAAGGTACAAGTGCCAAGTAATCAAATTTTTCCTTGCCGTTTTGTCCCTTATGGTAGGTCGTTGTTCTTCAAGTGAATGGAATCGCTCAGCCTTCAGATTCTCTCCATGTTCTTTGCATCGGGAGACTTCGGATGAGACTTGCTAAAGGAAAGACAGTCGTTGCAAAGGAGTTCTACTCCTCATCGATGCAGGTATCCATGTAGCAACACTTTCAGCGCTGTAAGATGGTATCATGGTAGTTTGCAGAGAAGCTTGGTTCCATCACACTCACCGAAACTGGTGTCAACTTCTGCATCGTTGCCCACAGTAAAACCTAATTTGTACTTACTACTATCAATTTCAGTTGTGCGGTGTTAGAGGCAGTGGAGATGCTGCCCCGTACGCGATCTTTTGGCAACCCAGGAAGGACCTCAGCTTTGTGCTGGCCTTTGAAACTACTAGAGAACGCAACTCAGCGCTCATGCTCGCCCGGAGATTTGCTATCGACTGCAACGTAAGTCAGCTTAAGAATGGCTGCACCTTGTCATGTTATGAGTTGAAGACTTGGCCTGTCAGATTCTCGACCACCATATTATGGCAATCAACCTTTGTTGTCTGAATGCAGATTATCCTTGCTGGTCCAGGGGACAAATCTCCGTGGTAACGAACCGCGCCTGCAGCCAACCCTGACACTTACCGGGATGTGCATCTCTGTGCACAGCAGTAGTTAGATGCCTTTTCTGATCTGAGTAGTGTAATCAGTGCCCAGCATTTGCATCGATTCATTCTAGTTTATAGTTAGATGCCTTATCTGATCTGAGCATTGTAATGATTTGGTCCTGTTCCTGAACTGCTAGTTTGCTGCCACCAAGATGAATCTGAATATCTGACGCGCCTGTGTTAGTCTGTTTCTGTGTTCGACCGTGTAAGCGCcttttcgtttctttttttgAACCATGAACCTTTTCGTTCTACCAGGCGAAAAGTCGCGCATGCTAACGCTCATCTTAACGTCCAAGATGCACACAGacattttttgaaaataaacaCTTTAAATTCACATTAAGAGAACTCGAACTTGGTGGTTTAGACGTATATTCATACTCTTAACCGAGATAGGCAGGCTCAGTTCCTATAAGCTCCAAATGTTGATGCATGGAACATGATGATTTCAAATGTTTACTTAGATTGCGAAACAAATGATCAGAGAACTTTACTCAAAACTTGAAACatgtgttcaccggagtattaaAAAAGGCAGTACGGGCAGCTTCCATCTCACATGCCAAGGTCAAACGCAGTTGCATCAAAACTATCGGACAGTCCAGTGCCAGTCTTGAAGGTGACCTTCCCAGGAGCCGACTCGTCGACGTACACTTCCACGACGCTGAGCCACAGCATGAGCTCCTTGGTCTTCACCCCCGCGATTTTCTTCAGCTTGCCTTTCTCCACGAACGCCGTCACCTCACCGGCGTACGACACCGCCTGCTTGATCTTCTTGAACGTGtgctccaccttcttcttcccttGGACGAGCCACATGAACCCGGCCTCACGGTTGTAGCCGAACTCCTGCATGTCGTCCAGAGGGAAGAGGCCCTTGGGGAGGCCGATGTCGCCGAGCAACTCGACCGCTGCCTTCTTGCACGCTGCCGCATCCCCACGGACGACGTCGGCGCCGGCACGGTGGCTCTCGATGGCTTGGGACGCCATTGCAGGTGAGGTTTGTGCTTTGTGGGAGAAGAGAGTTCCGGAGAGCTAGGCAGTTTGGAGCTAGGTGATGTGTAGTGAGATAAGGATGCTGTGCAATGCAAGTACCAAGTGACGAGGAGCTAGACGTGGGCTTATAGAGACGCACAAGTAAGTGCCTCCCTCATATCGCGTTCTCGTCTTCCAGTGCAGAATTTCTTAGAACGCAAAACTCGTcattcagagagagagagagagagagagagcatataGAGATCTCACTGTTGTGTAGGCTGCCCAGTTAGACCGAGCATGGTCATGCTCTGACGTCTCGGGCGATCTCGTTGGACTCCGCAGACACAACGGACCCATCCAGAGTCAGACTTGTAACGGTCGATGCCGGGCGGAAAAATTGAGCCAtctaaattgaaaaataaattttataggattcaatttaaaaaaaaaattaccttttATGTGACACGTGTTTatactctctctcctctctaacCCAGTTATTAGATTATAAGATgatgatataaataaaatctTACAAGAATCTTTCTGGATAGaatcatataaaatttacttcccgCTAACTCGGCCTGCGGCTGATGGAGAAGCCACTTCACGGTGCAGCGTCACGCTCGGCTAACGGAGAAGCTACTtcactcttttttctcttcagcTCATTTATTAGATTATGAAATGATGACATAgataatatgtaaaaaaaaaattctaaacatgaTCCTATAAAACTTGTTTTCCACAAACTTTGCGTGCGGCTGACGGAGAAGCGAAGCCTACGGGTCCCCGCAGCCTGGCACGACCGAGTCAACCGTACCGTGcgctgcttcgctcgccacttCACGGCACCATTCACGGTGCCACGCCGCGCTCGGCGGCGCTCCTTCTTTCTTGGCCCTTGCCACTCGCCAGTCGCTACCCACACCGCGATGCCGGACAAAGAAACATAAGCGCCGGCATCAGATTCATACGGGTACGTACTGACGGCGCGACCGAGTTCACAGGTCAATTCTGCCGCCCTCTCCAGGAGCTAGCCCAAGAGGACCACACCACTTGACCAGGCTCACTCAGTCTAATAAGCCGGCTTCCATTCGCAAGAACAAGGACGACTCCCTTGAAGTTAAGATTTCTCTCTCCCTTGACTCTTTTGATGCAACAGCGTTTGAGCTTGGAATGTGAAACAGAAGCTGCCCATATTGTTGTTTTTATATGCGTCAGTTAGTCATCGATAACCACTGGTGTGTCTAGTTTGTCCTTCGTATAGCATAATCGTTGTTGTAATCTCCAAGTAATGCAGGTTTCAGTAAGCGTTCTGTAATCACTCCAGTAAAGTTTTTCTTCATAAAAAGTCCACTTTAGTAAAAGTAAGCCCTTTTGCTTTGTTAAGAACGTATCTTACGGTTTCGACAACCAAAATTTTGCAGTCATCACCACAGAATTTTCACCCTGCACATATGTATAACAAATCGGAACCAAAAGAAAATGGGAAGAAAACTGGCTTTGTCAGACATCTAGGTGCCCAGTTGTCCTAAACTATTGCAGTATTGGTATTGTAAACCTCCTTATAGGACGCATCAGGCGCACACAGAAGGGAAAAATTTCACTGTGCATGCGGATTATGAGAACCATTTATTTGCATTGGGATTTATATCGGAGAGGAAAGTGAAAAAATCATAAGGTAAGCGAGAGAATCAATAAATACATGGATATAAGGCGGGTATGTCACCTTAGCAACGACAGAGTTTGCACCTCGTTGTCACTATCCATGCACACTTAGTTTAACACTGATGGTGCATACTCCCAAGCAAGTAGAGTAAGAAATGGTTGGCTCTGGCAGCGTGCTGGACGCCGTCCCTACTGTGGATGGTGCGCGCCCAGCTGGCTGCCCTCGCGACCACGCACCGCCTGGATGGCAGTGTCCGAtgcctcctcttctccctcgacGACCTGCACGTCGCCACCAGGCCCCGCCCCGACATCTCAGGGGTCCACTTCATCGATGTCACCATCGaccatttttaaaaaataagcacTCAAATTCGTGTCTAAGAGAACTCAAACTTAGATAGTCTAGCCATATATTCACACCCTCAACCATCTGAACTAGTTTAAGTTCCTTATCGACACATACCATTGCTTGTCGTTATAGGTGTTTCCGTACATATTAACTTAATATATAAAAACTCAAACCTCATAATTTTCAATTGCCTAAAATTGGTGAAGGCTTTAGTCGATGCCTGGTTCAATGGAGTTAGGGTTTCAGGGTTGGGAGATTTGGGGATCAAGATGTTTCCATGAAGTTGCTTTTATTTATCTATCCCCACCGTGTTCTCTTCCATTCTGGTTTTCCTCTCCCCTTATCCGTATTGCATTCGCATGTGTTagtaggaaaaataaaaaaccactttacttctcccttttcttttataaactTCCTAATGATTAGGCGCTTGAAAATCGCAAGACATTCAATCAACGGTGTGAACACAAGTTGAAGAAGAATATGCGATGACGAGGTTAGGAGAGGTGGTTAGGGTTTGGGGTGGGTTCACCGGTGCTGGGTTCAAAGAAATGCTTAGGGAGGCGGCCAGACCAACGGTGAGTGGTGGTGTGGCAATGCGGGCAGTGGATGGGGTTGGCAACAAAGACGATAAAAACGGTGAGGTTAGCACGGCAGTGGGCGATGGGCGTAAATCCCATGACAGGACACCACTTAAgacaggaggaggtggtggcacaAGGGAGCAAGGTCCCTCGACGCGGTGGAGAAGACAATATACCTTGGGCTGAAGGAAAAGAAATAATCCCGCGCATCCAATTCTAATCCAACAGCTAAGCTACGTCGACTGAACAGAACGACGCTTTCAGGCACCTGAGATCTGCTTACATACTTTCTAAGCTGCACCGAACTGTGACGGATTTTGCTTTTGTTTACTAATCATCTCACTGTGCATTTACCCCCTTCGATCTCACCTTTTGCGTATGCTTTCGAGGGGGAAAAAAAATCGCCCGCTCGACCCAATATCTCTTCATTGCTATTTAAAATATTTCATCTCTCTTCATTGCAATTTAAAATAAAGGTGGTGTGTATGGTCGATCCTAAAACAACGCTCGACCCAATCTTATTGGGCTGGAAAAACAGAGAATTTAGATCCAAACTCGTGTCAAAATGTTCCAAGTCAACAGGCAACAACACCAGACATCCCAAGAGGGGCTTGAGAAAACGTTCAGCGAGCGACGgccttctgagcattgtgtGGGAGGATGTTGTCAGGAAGGATGAG from Phragmites australis chromosome 14, lpPhrAust1.1, whole genome shotgun sequence includes these protein-coding regions:
- the LOC133889952 gene encoding stomatal closure-related actin-binding protein 1-like; the protein is MTRASTVDFGRKKQSEVLWSGPLCPANIIRNKFPTYKNGSNGIVIKLADGPEMPSLKEVVAKETEDLLDRRQRLSVRELAMKFEKGFNTATLLSNEVKWRHTALLERDILLKNLKSVLESLRGRVAGKNKDEIEESLSMVDILAVQLSKREDELLQQKVEVTKIAASLKLASEDAKKLVEEERANARLEIESARAAAQRVQLALKEQENISLRTEKQDVDELKDKVQEARRVRMLHCPSKAMDIENEIQVLRDQLAENSSTSVHLLKELELHRRFGENDMPSYELEGLESLGSMLRIVVRNNASVCFSNSSIQWFRIQPKGSKKEIISGATKPVYAPEPHDVGRYIQAEIKFCGKVSIAKTAGPVDPAAGLVDYVEALVRNPETECNVVVLQVNGIAQPSDSLHVLCIGRLRMRLAKGKTVVAKEFYSSSMQLCGVRGSGDAAPYAIFWQPRKDLSFVLAFETTRERNSALMLARRFAIDCNIILAGPGDKSPW
- the LOC133891300 gene encoding uncharacterized protein LOC133891300, with product MASQAIESHRAGADVVRGDAAACKKAAVELLGDIGLPKGLFPLDDMQEFGYNREAGFMWLVQGKKKVEHTFKKIKQAVSYAGEVTAFVEKGKLKKIAGVKTKELMLWLSVVEVYVDESAPGKVTFKTGTGLSDSFDATAFDLGM